One Nitrospirota bacterium DNA window includes the following coding sequences:
- a CDS encoding type 1 glutamine amidotransferase: MAKKVLMISADMFEDVELLAPLYRLKEEGIQVTLASMGSGAIKGKHGYEVKPDVTLRDVKPGDYDMLVLPGGKAPASVRKDEDALRVVRHFFEKNKPVAAICHGPQILISAGVMKGRTATSYKSVQKELADAGANAKDREVVVDGNLVTSRQPSDIPAFLRELMKKVR; this comes from the coding sequence ATGGCGAAGAAGGTTCTCATGATAAGCGCGGACATGTTCGAGGACGTCGAGCTCCTCGCCCCGCTGTATCGCCTCAAGGAAGAGGGCATCCAGGTGACCCTGGCCTCCATGGGCTCGGGCGCCATCAAGGGCAAGCACGGCTACGAGGTCAAGCCCGACGTGACGCTCAGGGACGTCAAGCCCGGGGACTACGACATGCTGGTCCTCCCCGGAGGGAAAGCGCCGGCCTCGGTGCGCAAGGACGAGGACGCCTTGAGGGTCGTCAGGCACTTCTTTGAGAAGAACAAGCCCGTGGCCGCCATCTGCCACGGGCCCCAGATACTCATCTCCGCCGGGGTCATGAAGGGGCGGACGGCCACCAGCTACAAGAGTGTGCAGAAGGAGCTGGCCGACGCGGGAGCGAACGCGAAGGACCGGGAAGTGGTGGTGGACGGCAACCTGGTGACCTCCCGGCAGCCCTCAGACATCCCGGCCTTCCTCCGGGAACTGATGAAGAAGGTCCGTTGA